The Anaerotignum faecicola genome contains a region encoding:
- a CDS encoding YdcF family protein: protein MEAEVLIMTWILWLLAAACVIYYVVIVIYSGFTTSFSFIWMVFAAACLFLALGWEYYMKHKDRVPLWLP, encoded by the coding sequence ATGGAAGCGGAGGTTTTAATCATGACATGGATCTTATGGCTTTTGGCAGCAGCCTGTGTCATATACTATGTAGTTATCGTCATTTATTCGGGTTTTACCACTTCATTTTCCTTTATCTGGATGGTATTTGCAGCCGCCTGCCTGTTTCTGGCATTGGGCTGGGAATATTATATGAAGCATAAGGACCGGGTGCCGCTCTGGCTGCCGG